DNA sequence from the Liolophura sinensis isolate JHLJ2023 chromosome 1, CUHK_Ljap_v2, whole genome shotgun sequence genome:
TGAATAAGTATACAGTTAACATATCTGCTATATTTACCTATACATTTATCTTAATCACAATCTAGTtcaaaatatacagaaaaacagtAATCGCGATGGAAATTTTGATACTACTAGACGAAAAACAAGGACATCCCCACAAGAAAATGCCACACATGTTAAACGATGTTGTCAAAAACAAATGATGTTGCAAGCCACAGTTTTTCATACgttcatttaaacatttgtaaccatCCTTCAGACTTCTGTTTCTGTACAACTCATTCTGATTCAGCCCATTGAAACCCAGGGAGTTCTTCAGCAAATTAATGGTGACGTCTGATCCCAAGGTGAAATTCTCAGCACACATTTGTATAGCTGCAGATAATAACAGGCATGCACATGATGTACAGTGTCTACAATTCACTGCTGGTAGTACCAACACTGTTTAAGCTTACAATGTTACATAATTATACACATATTACAGCAAGCATATCAGGACATGTCAGATGTGTATAAATACAAGTTGCACTTGTTATATACAATTTACATCTTTCACAACTCCATGGAATGACTACAGTATGAAgttcataaaaaatatgtaaactcTGTATAAAAAAGTCAGTTCCACCTTTTAACTTGAAAACAGGAATGTGTAtgatgaataaaagaaaataggTTTAAAGGGTATTACATAAAGTGAACAAAGCAGGTCTGGATATCACATCAGGTGAATGTAGTGAGAACATGTTAATATATGTCCATGGATGTTTCAAAGGCTATCATGTACACTGAGAGGATTGTCTACAAGATACAAACTCAATGCTTCTCACctaaaaacataaacatcatATATCAAACTATCGCCAAATCTGTGTGATCACTGTACCCAGGCATTTCTTGGAGCCCTTCCATGCTCAGAGTAATTCTTTCTTTTCTGAATTCTTCTCTGATGCTATGCTTAGTCAAATTCTTTCCAAAACGTAAGATTTTTCTCAAAAAAGTGTGTGGATTCCCGTGTTCTACATCAAGTTACATAATATGGAAGCCCTCCTTGTACCCCTAAATTTGCTGAAATCTCAAATTCAGCGACAGTCCTAAGTGTGTTTTTATGGGAGAAGACCGAGTCACTTCATGACCCAAGGAcattaacatgaaaatatttcaaaacatgaatACCGGCATATGCACAAATAGTAATGCATTGAAAAGCTATGGTGTAGGTACAGTACAAAAACGAAAGTAAGTCTTAGCTACAGTAAGTCTACTCCGAATACACTTTTAAAATTAGTTTGAaatagtttatacatgtacatttaggtgACAGGGTACAAAAAATCAGAGTCAGCCCAAAAAGATGTTAGAAAAATGTCCCCATGCTGTTTTGTGAGTGGCTATTAAGTAGGAAGTCAGAAGGTAAGTGTTACATCTGTAATAGAAGGATTCAAATGTAGACCCTGGGTATTAAAAATCTACATATTAACTTTCAACACAGGATTTTGTGAGAATGTGAATTGAAAACAATGCagcaaaacaatgaaacaaaacaatggcTACATCGcacaacaaaaatataagcatgatatatatatatatatatatatatatatatatgcatattttaccAAGTTTCAGTTAATCCAGTTTACATTGTGGATGCTTTTCTCAATAAAGTTCATGGGGTAATTGTGCAAATTACATGCAGCAATGCGTCAAAAATTCGTCAAACAATTACTTAGTCGCATAAACCTTCAACTTTAGAAAACCACAGGCACAAATAGaggttttttttccattgaaaACCCTCTACATGAGGTATTGTTTATGGTGGCACGCTGAACAAACAAGTACGAATGCTGTACCTTAATGTACATTAACAACATAACGTGAAATGGGTAACATGAATTAGGATTATGGGGCTTTTTTCTTTCCATCTTTGAAAGTTTGCCTATCTGCTTTGATGTTTACCAGCCTGAATAAGTATTGAACATACAATCCCAAATATCTTTCTTACTACCCCAAAAAGTAACTCAACTAATTTTACTTGAGCCAAGAACACTAAGCTAAGCATGAAGTTATTATTAACAGAAAGTACAATAGGCTTTTCAACAGGTAATATCCCTCCCATTCCCAAAGCAACTTTAGAACAGAAATTATTTCTTAGTCCTTACAGTTGATGTACACTGACCACTTGGATTGTATCAATATCGCCTTGATCAAAACCGTGTATGGTATAAACTTCCACAATTGTGACAATGCTCCTCACTGAGTGTCCTGACTACGGGATGTGAcagctgtatttttttataattactgACACTGACACAAACATATAAAAGGTCAAAATCAGGCCTATTATCCCATATTAAGAGAAAAGAAATGCACCatcatgtaaaaaaatatcagaGCTATATAGACTTTATAATAAGGTCAAAGGAGTAATTGTTTCAGTTAAATGTTGGTCAGAATAGCACTTCTTGGATTTGACAGCCCGCTTACATTGTTAAACATTTTCTTAACAGCTGCagaagaaaacagacaaaatcatCAGTGAAGTGTGAAGCATTGCTTGACAATAATGAAGAACATACACTGTGAATTGTTCCACGTATATCACATCTGTCTCATTTGGTTGTGTACAGTGGTGTAGCCCTGGCTTTGAGGAATCAATGCCAGTGTAACTGGCTTACCCATGCAACGCTTCCATGTTTCACGTAACAGGATACGATTGTAGTACATTGCCACGATAAACATGACGATTATAACAGCAAATAACAAACCCACAACAACTCCTGTTGCATTGTAGTAGTCCCGTTTACACACCAAATCATCTAGTGACAGCTCCAGAATGGGTCGACCTTCATTCACAGTGTCAAATGCCGTAGTGCACTTTAAACTTCGCTTGTTTTGTACAGCACGACTTGCGCTATCATTCTTAAGCCAGTTGTAGAAGGGAATCATGCCACAATCACACTGGAACAGATTGTTGTCCAGGTTAAGCGTTTCCAGTTTTGACAGCTTGGTGATGTTTTGTGCCAGCTCCTCACTCAGCCACCGCAATCGATTGGATGAAAGATTGAGAATTTTCAGGGTGCTGACATGAGAGCATATGGATACATCTGTTAGCAGGTTGTTCGACATGTCCAAGCTAACGATTTTCTCCAAGGCACAAAATGCATTGTGAGTTTCATTTGGCAGGAACCAGAATTCATTTCCTGACAGGTCTAGCTCTTCTAAGGACTTCATCTTCTTCACTCCCAAATACCAAGCCAGCTTGACCAGGTGCAAAGTTCCATTCAACTTTTCATGAAAGGCATTTTTCAGAATCAGTTTTTTTAGCGAAGGAAGGTTTAAAAACACATGAGTATGGTTGTTAATGTGCCACTCATTATGGCTTAGTATCAGCGTTTCCAGGCCAGGCACACAATGAAATGTCTTACCATGTATCTCGGTAATGTTGTTGCGCGACAAATCCAAGGAAACTAGCTTATTCATGCTATATGATACATCCTTACTGCAATTGCCAAATATATTTCTTGGTATCTTATTAGTGAAGTTGTTGCCAGTGACATTTATGAACGTTAGTTCCCTGGGAAATTTCTGAAACACAGTAGTATCCTGATTAAATACCTTATCACACTGGAGTGTTGTTTTGTTGCACTCACACTTTGGGTAGTCCGTGCACGTACTGAACCCGTCCCCATTACATTTGCAAGGGCTTGGTGTCAAAATCAACACGAGCGTAACGCTAAGCACAAAACACCAACTCATACCCATCACTGCCGTATTTTCAGAGTGTATCTAAACGTTGACAACAGTACGCAGTTTTTGTTCTTTATGTCCTGCTCACTTCACCAACTAAGGCACGATTAACATTTGGAAAAGTTTGCACAACTCACAAATCGTTCTGTTTCTCGCAATGCAGAAACAAGTACccttacatgtaccaaacaaGTCCGTCCTTGTTCCTTCTCCTCGAAATAAAGGAGCCTTCACTTGGTCAGTTAAAATAGAAAAGTGGAACTTTGGAAGCGAGTGTCACCTACTTAATTAGTcgtgaaacaaaacaaagtctATGCTGCGATCAAATTAGAACGTTAAACATAAAAGGTAAACAATTCACATTCCGGATGTCCTTACCAATCTCCAAACAGCGCGCGTGGGGGTGGGGCAAATGTATAACCAAAACAAGAGTCCATTCATATAATGAAAAACTGCGAACGAGGACTATGCCACAGTAGATATCCTAATATCGTACAGTGcatattacagaaagaaaatattatgCGAGATTCTGAATGTGTTATGCATTCCGAAACCATTACATGACTGGGTTGGAATCGTTGTTTGTCATACCTTTCGGCGTTAAAATGAATCTTTCAACAGCAAAAAAGTTTGCATCTGCAAGCCAGTTAACAGGTGGACAtcaaagttacctccccttgtccTGGATTTAAGTGGAGGTTAGCTGTGTAGTGACCACTTTCCTGAATGTGTACACTCCCCACATATCTTCATCTAAACACTTTTCTGCCAGCAGAAGCACAGACGTGTCAAACTTAAACTTGGTTAGGTATCTAGATGGATATCGATCATTTTCATGTGCAACTCTATTTTAGAATTCTAGGTCTTATTTGTTTTATGGTTATTCTCTGGgttctatttttttattcacttgATGGCAATGATTCTCAGTGTGAGGTACAGTAGAGTTAATATTTTACTAAACCTAACACAAAAATAGTCCTAATTAGACACAATGCAAcattaatttataattatttgtgTTTCTCACTGAATTACATCTAACATGTATTTCATCTCGGGTAGCCTAAGGGTAACAGTTAGCTAGTGTTGCTTAAATGCTATGTATAGTTGCCTGTGTAATATGACCACACTGCAAACATTATTCATGGACTATATTTTGCAGGATACAATTTAGGAAGGTTTATTATATTTGACCACTGTTTCGTATATTACTCAGTCCAGATAATTTCAAATTAGATGACAAACAGCTCAGGGTTGAAATAAAttatggagtgagtgagtgctaggggtttaacgtcatatttaaccatttttcagtcatatgtcgatGAAATAAATTACAGAGCCATATCCCCTGGAGAAACCAGATCcagcatagtacatgtacccaaCAAGTAATGTTTTGATTTGCAAAGCTGCCTgtcaccatttgtatatatgcaATTAGTgcaaaagtgtgaaaatttgATCATTTGGGATCCCAAAACCTCTGAACCCAAAGCCTTTTTGATACCGGTAAGGTAAGAAATGACTTGCTGGCCTTGGAAGTATCAACATCAACATAACTTTTTTTCATAGGCAGTGTAGAGGAACCAGTTAAGACAGATTTTGTGAgcctgttatttatttgattggcgttttacgccttactcaaaaatatttcacatatatgatggcgaccaccattatggtgggtggaaaccaggaatagcccaggggaaacccatgaccatccgcaggttgttgacagaccttctctcgtacggccgcagaggaagccagcatgagctggacttgaactccagcgaccgcattggtgagagactcctgggtcattacactgcgctagcgctaaccaactgagccacagaggcccctcctGTGGTTATGTTTATTTATGGATTGATTGGGGCGGATTGTCAGATACAGTTGTATGTACCTGATAATATTCAGATGGCCTGACCATGCAAGCCTGAGGTTAAAAGATATATCGCCCTCAGATATTACTATACTTCCGCATTGTGAGCTGGACTCTGATCTTTCTAATGTGGGTCACCTTTTAGTAGGTCAATTTGGACTTATGTACTTTCAGATATTAAAAAATCTTTAGTTAATGCCTTATATTCCAGATTATAATGTCAAACTGTACATTATTGTAATCAGCATGCATAagtgattttttaaaagtttatctTAATTTATCAGGCAATAGATGTTCCTAATTAAGGTATCCAAATGCACTCAAATTTGGTCCTGCTTTGTGTTGGATTTGACTGATGGGAACACAAGACCTAGTCCTACACAGTATGACCATTTCATACTTCTAACTTCTAGCCAAAACAACATAACACCAAGTCATGTTGTATAAAACTAGACTTGTAGTTCAAGCTAGCTTAGGCACTATACTACTGTAGTGCTCAGCATCAGTCAAACCTACCACTTCAAAAATTTCAGTACAAAGAACTGTAACCCATCGTTATATTTGGTATGCACCAATTCTTTAAGTTATCCAAAGTGTAACCATGCAAGAcaaatttgcaaatatgtaaCGTAACTGATTTGAGTGGTACATTCACAAGGGTTGGAATGCGAAATGTGATGCAATGTGTTATAGTCCCTTCCGAAGGATAGCTTGTGCAACTTTATCATTTCTGCTGAAAAATGCAAAGCCTTCATTGACAATTGTAGACATTATGTGGTTGTATTTGAGTACACTTATCAAGAAATATCTTGCTCTTGTTAATTTCAGTAGGATTTTTCTTAGGGCCAAGTATTAAAATAGATTGGTCCAAACACCTGAAAAAATTCTTCCAAGCAGCTAGACCTCAATGACTATGTTATTCAGAGCTACCAGAGGTGTAAGTCCATGAAGATGACTCAGCgtaccattttaaaattctgatattCATTTTAAAAGAGCACTGAGCTACAGTGAACGTCAGGAATTTGAAATTGCACACTtaagtccatctagatggattACCCCGAGGTTTAGAAAGCTGTAATTCTCAACATatatgtgactggtgtttaacactgtactcaagaatatttcccttacataTTACAGctgtggtcagcattatggtgggaggaaactggtcacagcccggggaaaccccacaaccatggacttgaactcacagcggccgcattggtgagaggctactgggtcattaccctgtgcTAGCGCATTAACCAAACGAGCCCCAATAACTCTCAATATATGGCTAGCTCCACAATGAATCAGAAATCTGATTTAA
Encoded proteins:
- the LOC135481974 gene encoding leucine-rich repeat-containing protein 53-like, which encodes MGMSWCFVLSVTLVLILTPSPCKCNGDGFSTCTDYPKCECNKTTLQCDKVFNQDTTVFQKFPRELTFINVTGNNFTNKIPRNIFGNCSKDVSYSMNKLVSLDLSRNNITEIHGKTFHCVPGLETLILSHNEWHINNHTHVFLNLPSLKKLILKNAFHEKLNGTLHLVKLAWYLGVKKMKSLEELDLSGNEFWFLPNETHNAFCALEKIVSLDMSNNLLTDVSICSHVSTLKILNLSSNRLRWLSEELAQNITKLSKLETLNLDNNLFQCDCGMIPFYNWLKNDSASRAVQNKRSLKCTTAFDTVNEGRPILELSLDDLVCKRDYYNATGVVVGLLFAVIIVMFIVAMYYNRILLRETWKRCMGKPVTLALIPQSQGYTTVHNQMRQM